Proteins encoded within one genomic window of Chlorobaculum sp. MV4-Y:
- a CDS encoding propionyl-CoA synthetase — protein MSPRYSDVHRQSIENSEEFWGTLAENLHWYKPWNKVLDDSNPPFYRWFAGGVTNTCYNALDRHVDEGRGNQTAVIYDSPVTGTIEKFTFREFRDKVALFAGALQARGVRKGDRVIIYMPMIPEALVAMLACARLGAIHSVVFGGFASHELAVRIDDCKPKVIVSASCGIEHGKIIDYKRLLDFAIELAHFKPEICIIHQREQLRAELNEERDMTWKQALLGVAPAQCVPVEATDPLYILYTSGTTGQPKGIVRDNGGHMVAMKWTMESVYNVKPGEVFWAASDVGWVVGHSYIVYAPLLHGCTTIVFEGKPVGTPDPGTFWRIISEHDVSVLFTAPTAFRAIKKEDPEGNYIRRYNFSKFRTLFLAGERADPDTVRWAEKQLQVPVIDHWWQTETGWAIAANCQGIEPGPVKYGSASKAVPGYDVKVLNEAHEELPPGTMGDIVVKLPLPPGTMTTLWRADIRFVESYMKSFPGYYQTSDAGYIDEDGYIYIMSRTDDIINVAGHRLSTGAIEAELCEHPDVAESAVIGVHDDLKGEVPLGFLVLKSGVDTPPEMIVKHVIEYVRENIGPVASFKQAIIVKRLPKTRSGKILRATMRKIANSEAYTIPPTIDDPAILDEIREALQTIGYAKTSA, from the coding sequence ATGTCACCACGCTACAGCGACGTTCACCGTCAGTCGATTGAAAACTCGGAAGAGTTCTGGGGCACACTTGCAGAAAATCTCCACTGGTACAAGCCGTGGAACAAGGTGCTCGACGACTCGAATCCGCCGTTCTACCGCTGGTTCGCCGGCGGCGTCACCAACACCTGCTACAACGCGCTCGACCGGCACGTCGATGAAGGCCGCGGCAACCAGACCGCCGTGATCTACGACAGCCCCGTCACCGGCACCATCGAAAAGTTCACCTTCCGCGAGTTCCGCGACAAGGTGGCGCTGTTTGCCGGTGCGCTTCAGGCGCGCGGCGTGCGCAAGGGCGACCGGGTCATCATCTACATGCCGATGATTCCCGAAGCACTCGTGGCGATGCTCGCCTGCGCCAGGCTCGGCGCAATCCACTCGGTGGTCTTCGGCGGCTTCGCATCACACGAGCTGGCCGTGCGCATCGACGACTGCAAGCCGAAGGTGATCGTTTCGGCTTCCTGCGGCATCGAGCACGGCAAGATCATCGACTACAAACGCCTGCTCGATTTCGCCATCGAGCTGGCCCACTTCAAGCCGGAGATCTGCATCATCCATCAGCGCGAACAGCTCAGGGCGGAGCTGAACGAAGAGCGCGACATGACCTGGAAGCAGGCGCTGCTCGGCGTCGCACCAGCACAATGCGTGCCGGTGGAAGCAACCGATCCGCTCTATATTCTTTACACTTCCGGCACCACCGGCCAGCCGAAGGGCATCGTGCGCGACAATGGCGGCCACATGGTGGCGATGAAATGGACGATGGAAAGCGTCTACAACGTCAAACCTGGCGAGGTTTTCTGGGCGGCGAGCGACGTCGGCTGGGTGGTCGGCCACTCCTACATCGTTTACGCGCCGCTCCTGCACGGCTGCACGACCATCGTCTTCGAGGGCAAACCGGTCGGCACCCCCGATCCCGGTACCTTCTGGCGTATCATCAGCGAACATGACGTTTCGGTGCTTTTCACTGCACCGACCGCCTTCCGGGCGATCAAGAAGGAGGATCCCGAGGGCAACTACATCCGCCGCTACAACTTCTCGAAGTTCCGGACGCTCTTCCTCGCCGGTGAACGAGCCGATCCCGACACGGTGCGCTGGGCCGAAAAGCAGCTCCAGGTGCCGGTGATCGATCACTGGTGGCAAACCGAAACCGGCTGGGCCATCGCGGCCAACTGCCAAGGCATCGAACCCGGCCCGGTCAAGTACGGCTCGGCGTCGAAAGCAGTGCCCGGCTACGACGTGAAGGTGCTCAACGAGGCGCACGAAGAGCTGCCACCCGGCACGATGGGCGACATCGTGGTGAAACTGCCACTGCCGCCTGGCACGATGACTACCCTGTGGCGGGCCGATATCCGCTTCGTCGAGAGCTACATGAAGAGCTTCCCCGGCTACTACCAGACCAGCGACGCCGGCTACATCGACGAGGATGGATATATCTATATCATGTCGCGCACGGACGACATCATCAACGTCGCGGGCCATCGCCTCTCGACCGGCGCCATCGAGGCGGAGCTGTGCGAGCATCCCGACGTGGCCGAAAGCGCGGTGATCGGTGTGCACGACGACCTCAAGGGCGAAGTGCCGCTGGGATTCCTCGTGCTCAAATCGGGCGTCGACACGCCGCCGGAGATGATCGTCAAACACGTCATCGAGTACGTGCGCGAGAACATCGGCCCGGTCGCCTCGTTCAAGCAAGCGATCATCGTCAAGCGCCTGCCGAAGACCCGGTCAGGCAAAATCCTCCGCGCCACGATGCGCAAGATCGCCAACTCGGAGGCCTACACCATACCGCCGACCATCGACGATCCGGCAATCCTCGACGAAATCAGGGAGGCGCTCCAGACCATCGGCTACGCGAAAACATCAGCGTAA
- the mce gene encoding methylmalonyl-CoA epimerase produces the protein MIHRIDHIAIAVEHLDSAIDTWVNLLGCDRSTVTIHEVPSEKVRAAFIPIGETKIELLEPLGDDGPIAKFLSKNGAGMHHIALATDGVDAEAKRVSALDITSLGEPSAGAGGKKIVFLHPRDTSRVLVEFVEPKGTL, from the coding sequence ATGATCCACAGAATCGACCACATCGCCATAGCGGTTGAGCATCTCGACAGCGCCATCGACACCTGGGTGAACTTGCTCGGATGTGACCGCTCAACGGTCACGATCCACGAGGTGCCATCCGAAAAGGTGCGAGCAGCGTTCATCCCCATAGGAGAGACAAAAATCGAACTGCTCGAACCGCTTGGCGATGACGGCCCGATTGCTAAATTCCTTTCGAAGAACGGCGCTGGCATGCACCACATCGCCCTGGCGACCGATGGCGTGGACGCAGAGGCCAAACGGGTCTCTGCCCTTGACATCACCTCCCTCGGCGAACCGTCGGCAGGCGCGGGCGGCAAGAAGATTGTCTTCCTCCATCCCCGCGATACCAGCCGCGTGCTTGTCGAATTCGTTGAACCGAAGGGTACACTCTAA